One segment of Pseudomonas sp. FP2196 DNA contains the following:
- a CDS encoding 3-oxoacyl-ACP reductase family protein codes for MTTQHLSGKVALIQGGSRGIGAAIVKRLAAEGAAVAFTYVSSTAKAEELQNSITATGGKALAIKADSADAAAIRHAVSATVEAFGRLDILVNNAGVLAVAPLEDFKLEDFDQTVAINIRSVFIASQEAAKHMGEGARIINIGSTNADRMPFAGGGVYAMSKSALVGLTKGLARDLGPRGITINNVQPGPVDTDMNPAHGDFAESLIPLMAVGRYGKAEEIASFVAYLAGPEAGYITGASLTIDGGFGA; via the coding sequence ATGACCACTCAACATCTCAGCGGCAAAGTCGCTCTGATTCAAGGCGGTTCCCGTGGCATCGGCGCTGCCATCGTCAAACGCCTCGCGGCTGAAGGCGCTGCTGTCGCCTTCACTTACGTAAGCTCCACCGCAAAAGCTGAAGAGTTGCAAAACAGCATCACCGCAACTGGCGGCAAAGCCTTGGCGATCAAAGCTGACAGCGCTGACGCCGCTGCCATCCGTCATGCGGTCAGCGCCACCGTCGAAGCCTTTGGCCGCCTCGACATTCTGGTCAACAACGCCGGCGTACTGGCCGTCGCCCCACTGGAAGACTTCAAACTGGAAGATTTCGACCAGACCGTGGCAATCAACATTCGCAGCGTATTCATCGCCTCCCAGGAAGCCGCCAAACACATGGGCGAAGGCGCGCGAATCATCAACATCGGCAGCACCAACGCCGACCGCATGCCCTTCGCCGGTGGCGGCGTGTATGCGATGAGCAAATCGGCGCTGGTTGGCCTGACCAAAGGCCTGGCACGCGATCTCGGCCCACGCGGCATCACCATCAACAACGTGCAGCCTGGGCCGGTCGACACCGACATGAACCCGGCGCACGGTGACTTCGCCGAAAGCCTGATTCCTCTGATGGCCGTGGGTCGCTACGGCAAGGCCGAAGAAATCGCCAGTTTCGTCGCTTATCTGGCAGGCCCGGAAGCCGGATACATCACCGGCGCCAGCCTGACGATCGACGGTGGCTTCGGCGCCTGA
- a CDS encoding NCS1 family nucleobase:cation symporter-1 codes for MRTSLSNNIALNLPSSALDQPLPLDGLVEPLQLSPRLHNSDLAPTKAEGRRWGKYSIFALWTNDVHNIANYSFAIGLYALGLGGWQILLSLGIGAALVYFFMNLSGYMGQKTGVPFPVISRISFGIHGAQIPALIRAVIAIAWFGIQTYLASVVFRVLLTAVHPGFAEYDHNSILGLSTLGWVCFVAIWFVQLAILAYGMEMVRRYEAFAGPVILLTVAALAAWMYTQANATIAWSIREPLSGGEMWRNIFAGGALWLAIYGTLILNFCDFARSSPCRKTIKVGNFWGLPVNILLFAAITVLLCGAQFQINGRIIESPTEIIASIPNTFFLVLGCLAFLIVTVAVNIMANFVAPAFVLSNLAPKYLTFRRAGLISATIAVLILPWNLYNSPLVIVYFLSGLGALLGPLYGVIMVDYWLIRKGRINVPQLYSEDPNGTYYYSRGVNFRAVAAFIPAALIAIVLALVPGFHSISPFSWLIGAGIAGMLYLIIAKREPYYADVSGESFAVDNACH; via the coding sequence ATGCGTACAAGTCTCTCCAACAACATCGCGCTGAATCTGCCCTCCTCTGCACTCGATCAACCCTTGCCGCTCGACGGACTGGTCGAGCCGCTGCAACTGAGCCCCCGCCTGCACAACAGCGACCTGGCACCGACCAAGGCCGAAGGCCGGCGCTGGGGCAAATACAGCATCTTCGCCCTGTGGACGAACGACGTGCACAACATCGCCAACTACTCATTCGCCATCGGCCTCTACGCCTTGGGCCTGGGGGGCTGGCAGATTCTGCTGTCGCTGGGGATCGGCGCGGCGCTGGTGTATTTCTTCATGAACCTGTCCGGCTACATGGGGCAGAAAACCGGGGTGCCGTTCCCGGTGATCAGCCGGATCAGTTTTGGCATCCACGGGGCGCAAATTCCTGCGCTGATCCGGGCAGTTATCGCCATCGCCTGGTTCGGGATTCAGACGTATCTGGCGTCGGTTGTTTTCAGGGTTTTACTCACGGCGGTGCATCCCGGCTTCGCTGAATACGACCACAACTCGATCCTCGGCCTGTCGACGTTGGGCTGGGTGTGTTTCGTGGCGATCTGGTTCGTGCAACTGGCAATCCTCGCCTACGGCATGGAAATGGTCCGCCGTTACGAAGCGTTTGCCGGGCCGGTGATTTTGCTGACCGTCGCCGCCCTCGCCGCCTGGATGTACACGCAAGCCAACGCAACCATCGCCTGGTCGATCCGCGAACCGCTGAGCGGTGGCGAGATGTGGCGCAACATCTTTGCCGGCGGCGCGCTGTGGCTGGCGATCTACGGCACGCTGATCCTCAACTTCTGCGACTTCGCCCGCTCCTCGCCCTGCCGAAAAACCATCAAGGTCGGAAATTTCTGGGGTTTGCCGGTGAACATTCTGCTGTTCGCGGCGATTACCGTCCTGCTGTGCGGCGCGCAATTCCAGATCAACGGCCGAATCATCGAAAGCCCGACCGAGATCATTGCCTCGATTCCCAACACGTTCTTCCTGGTGCTGGGTTGCCTGGCGTTCCTGATCGTCACCGTGGCGGTGAACATCATGGCCAACTTCGTCGCCCCGGCGTTCGTCCTCAGCAACCTGGCGCCCAAGTACCTGACCTTCCGCCGGGCCGGGCTGATCAGCGCGACCATCGCCGTACTTATCCTGCCGTGGAACCTCTACAACAGCCCGTTGGTAATCGTGTATTTCCTGTCCGGCCTCGGCGCCCTGCTCGGCCCGTTGTACGGGGTGATCATGGTCGACTACTGGTTGATCCGCAAAGGCCGGATCAACGTCCCGCAACTCTACAGCGAAGACCCGAACGGCACTTATTACTACAGCCGCGGCGTCAATTTCCGCGCCGTGGCGGCGTTTATTCCGGCGGCACTGATCGCCATCGTCCTGGCGCTGGTACCGGGGTTCCACAGTATTTCGCCGTTCTCCTGGCTGATCGGTGCCGGGATCGCCGGAATGCTCTACCTGATCATCGCCAAACGCGAACCGTACTACGCCGACGTCAGCGGCGAATCCTTCGCGGTCGATAACGCCTGCCACTAA
- a CDS encoding LysR family transcriptional regulator: protein MENFNSIECFVRSAEVGSFAEAARRLSLTPAAVGKSVAKLEARLGVRLFQRSTRSLTLTEAGQLFLSQVSASLTTIQNAVANLASVEGLPAGTLKVSMGTVFGRLYVVPLLEEFLRRFPAINPDWHFDNRQVDLIGQGFDAAIGGGFELPQGVVARKLAPAHRVLVASADYLEKHAAIIEPDDLQYHDGILIRSPQTGRVRSWQLISNGSQLCRPLTLKTRMTMSDSEAACATAAQGLGIALVSMPFAVGYLQAGTLQRVLPEWYIDDGNISIYYAEHKLLPGKTRAFVDFVIEQFAQQGLARRFSAV, encoded by the coding sequence ATGGAAAACTTCAACAGTATCGAATGCTTCGTGCGCAGCGCCGAAGTTGGCAGTTTTGCCGAAGCGGCGCGGCGTTTGAGTCTGACCCCGGCAGCGGTCGGTAAAAGCGTGGCGAAACTCGAAGCCAGGCTAGGCGTGCGGTTGTTTCAGCGCAGCACCCGCAGTCTGACGTTGACTGAGGCGGGGCAGCTGTTTTTGAGTCAGGTCAGTGCCAGTTTGACCACGATCCAGAACGCCGTGGCCAATCTGGCCAGTGTCGAAGGCCTGCCAGCAGGGACTTTGAAAGTCAGTATGGGCACGGTGTTCGGGCGCTTGTATGTCGTGCCGTTGCTGGAAGAGTTTTTACGTCGATTTCCGGCGATCAACCCTGATTGGCATTTTGATAACCGTCAGGTCGATTTAATCGGGCAGGGTTTCGATGCGGCGATTGGCGGGGGATTTGAATTGCCCCAAGGCGTCGTCGCACGCAAATTGGCACCTGCACATCGAGTGTTGGTGGCGTCTGCTGACTATCTGGAAAAGCACGCAGCGATCATCGAGCCGGATGACCTGCAATATCACGATGGCATTCTGATTCGGTCGCCGCAAACCGGTCGAGTACGCTCTTGGCAATTGATCAGTAATGGCAGTCAGCTCTGTCGACCATTGACCCTGAAGACGCGAATGACCATGAGCGACTCCGAGGCCGCCTGCGCTACGGCAGCGCAAGGTTTGGGGATTGCACTGGTCAGCATGCCGTTTGCCGTGGGTTATCTCCAGGCGGGTACGTTGCAGCGCGTGCTTCCGGAGTGGTACATCGATGACGGCAACATTTCGATCTACTACGCCGAACATAAATTGTTGCCGGGCAAGACGCGGGCGTTTGTCGATTTTGTGATCGAGCAGTTTGCGCAGCAGGGGTTGGCTCGGCGGTTCAGTGCTGTTTGA
- a CDS encoding aspartate/glutamate racemase family protein, translated as MRILVVNVNTTESITQAIARSAQTVASPGTEIVGLTPYFGADSIEGNFESYLAAIAVMDRVMSYDQPFDAVIQAGYGEHGREGLQELLNVPVVDITDAAASTAMFLGHAYSVVTTLDRTVPLIEDRLKLSGLWDRCASVRASGLAVLELEHEPHRALEAIVHQAELAVTQDKAEVICLGCGGMAGLDEQIRRRTGVPVVDGVTAAVTIAEALVRLGLSTSKVRTYATPRPKKIVGWPERFAR; from the coding sequence ATGCGTATTCTTGTGGTCAACGTCAACACCACCGAATCCATCACCCAGGCCATCGCCCGCTCGGCGCAGACTGTCGCGTCGCCCGGTACAGAGATTGTCGGTCTCACGCCGTATTTCGGCGCCGATTCGATTGAGGGCAACTTTGAAAGCTACCTGGCCGCCATCGCCGTGATGGATCGGGTGATGTCCTACGACCAGCCGTTCGATGCGGTGATTCAGGCCGGCTATGGCGAACATGGCCGCGAAGGCTTGCAGGAATTGCTCAATGTGCCGGTGGTGGACATTACTGACGCGGCGGCCAGTACGGCGATGTTTCTGGGGCACGCGTATTCAGTGGTGACCACGCTGGATCGCACCGTACCGCTGATCGAGGATCGACTGAAGTTGTCCGGTCTGTGGGATCGCTGCGCCTCTGTGCGGGCCAGTGGTTTGGCGGTTTTGGAGTTGGAGCATGAACCGCACCGCGCGCTGGAAGCGATCGTGCATCAGGCGGAATTGGCGGTGACGCAGGACAAGGCCGAGGTGATTTGCCTCGGTTGTGGCGGCATGGCCGGGCTGGACGAGCAGATTCGTCGACGCACCGGGGTGCCGGTGGTGGATGGGGTGACGGCGGCGGTGACCATTGCTGAGGCGCTGGTACGGTTGGGGTTGTCGACATCCAAGGTGCGGACTTATGCGACGCCTCGACCGAAAAAAATTGTGGGTTGGCCGGAGCGGTTTGCGCGCTGA
- a CDS encoding HAD-IA family hydrolase produces the protein MNAPLKAFGPIKAVIFDMDGLLLDTEGIYTEVTSLIAGRYGRTFDWSIKQNIIGRGANDLANYVVQALDLPITAEEFLVIREPLMRERFPSAQAMPGAEELIRHLKAHNIPIAVGTSSSRQSFGQKTTLHRDWFALFDFIVTADDPEVGAAKPAPDIFLTAARRLGVAPEDCLVFEDSPFGVTAAKAAGMTAIAIPDAAMADEKYAHADGILRSLKAFTPSTCGLPALEWA, from the coding sequence ATGAATGCACCGCTGAAGGCGTTCGGCCCGATCAAGGCCGTGATTTTCGATATGGACGGTTTGCTGCTGGACACTGAGGGCATTTACACCGAGGTCACCTCGCTGATTGCCGGTCGATACGGGCGGACCTTCGACTGGAGCATCAAGCAAAACATCATTGGCCGCGGTGCCAACGATCTGGCCAATTACGTGGTGCAGGCGCTTGATCTGCCGATCACCGCCGAAGAGTTTCTAGTAATCCGCGAACCGCTGATGCGTGAGCGTTTCCCCTCGGCGCAAGCGATGCCGGGCGCGGAGGAACTGATTCGCCACCTCAAGGCGCACAACATTCCAATCGCTGTGGGCACCAGTTCGTCGCGTCAGTCGTTCGGTCAGAAAACCACGTTGCACCGCGACTGGTTCGCGCTGTTCGATTTCATCGTCACGGCGGACGACCCGGAAGTGGGGGCAGCCAAACCCGCGCCGGATATTTTCCTCACGGCGGCCCGGCGTCTGGGTGTCGCGCCCGAGGATTGTCTGGTGTTCGAAGATTCGCCGTTTGGCGTGACCGCGGCGAAAGCGGCAGGCATGACCGCCATCGCCATTCCGGATGCCGCCATGGCCGATGAAAAATACGCACACGCCGACGGGATTCTTCGCTCGTTGAAAGCGTTCACCCCGAGCACTTGTGGTTTGCCGGCACTGGAATGGGCCTGA